Genomic segment of Thermodesulfovibrio thiophilus DSM 17215:
CAGTTCTTGAGAATACAAAAACTTTTGAATCTGGATACAAAAATCTGATCATTTTTAAAACTAAATGTCCTGATGCACCAAATCCAACAAGTCCTATATTATGCTTATTTTCTGGATTTGCAAGCTTTAGAGATCTGTATCCAATTGCACCAGCGCAGAAAAGTGGAGCAGCCTCTTCAAAAGTAAAATTCTCAGGTATTTTGAAAGCGAATTCTGTATTAATCTTGAAATATTCCGCATATCCACCATTAGAGTCTTTTCCTGTTGCCTTAAAATCCGGACATAAATTTTCAAGCCCTCTTTTACAGAACTCGCAGTTACCACATGCTGAATAAATCCATCCAGCACCTGCTCTATCTCCAATGTTGAACTTAGTTGGGCCTTTACCAACATCTACAACTTCACCAACAATTTGATGCCCCGGAATAATTGGATAAAAAGAAGGAGTTGCTCTACCTTCTATTTCATCAATTTCTGTATGACACACTCCACAGGCCCGAACCTCAATCACTATTTCATCTATACCTGCCACAGGATTTTCAACTTCAATAAGTTTTAATAGCTGTGGATTATCATTCAAATCAGAAACTTTCTCAATAACAAATGCTTTCATTT
This window contains:
- a CDS encoding zinc-dependent alcohol dehydrogenase family protein, giving the protein MKAFVIEKVSDLNDNPQLLKLIEVENPVAGIDEIVIEVRACGVCHTEIDEIEGRATPSFYPIIPGHQIVGEVVDVGKGPTKFNIGDRAGAGWIYSACGNCEFCKRGLENLCPDFKATGKDSNGGYAEYFKINTEFAFKIPENFTFEEAAPLFCAGAIGYRSLKLANPENKHNIGLVGFGASGHLVLKMIRFLYPDSKVFVFSRTERERQLALNLGAYWADDIDSIPPFKLHVAIDTTPVWKPTIEVLKHLLPAGRLVINAIRKQDSDKEELLKLDYSRDLWLEKEIKSVANITRNDIEEFLKIASQISIKPEIEIYPFKEANKALIDIKNRKIKGAKVLKIERKDE